A region of the Stieleria neptunia genome:
GGATCAAAGAACAACAGCTTTGCCTGTTCGCTGATCGCACCAGTTGCACCCGTTTTATTGCCAATCAGTTCCGCGTGATGCTTTCATCATTTGCTTACGTTCTACTCGATGGGGTGCGTCGCCTGGGCCTGAGTGGAACGAAACATAGTCGTCTACGCGTGGACACAATTCGATTGCGTCTATTGAAAATTGCAGCACGCGTGCGTGTGACTTGCCGTCGTGTGATCTTTCATCTCTGCAGCCACTGCCCCTGGGAACCGCTGTTCAATCAGGTGCTGACGCGTCTTTGTCGTAGCGACTAGCTACCCCCATCGCATCGCGATTCATCACCCAGCGACAATTTTGTCCTCTGGGGGTGGGGGGCCTCTGCCCAAAGCCAATCAATTGCAGCGAAAATCGGCCATAATAGGCAACGCCGCCGTAACTCAGTCCAAAATCACAGTCAACCACTCAGCGGATGCAATATCCGGGCTAAAGCCTGGACACCAACCTTAGCCGAGCGCATCGCGGACGACTGCGAACACGTCGTCCGGTGTTCCGGCGGCGTTGACGTCGATCACGATGCCCCGCTGGCGGTAATACTTCAACACCGGTTCGGTTCGGTTTCGAAACACCTTCAACCGGGTCTGAATCGTTTCCGGGGTGTCGTCGGCGCGTCCTTCCGATTCCGCCCGGGCGAGCAAGCGTTCCACCAGCGCGTTTTCGTCCACCATCAAATTGACCACCGAATCGAGCCGTTGATCACGCTCGGTCAAGAATCCGGTCAGCATCTCGGCCTGATTGACCGTGCGGGGAAATCCGTCCAGCAGGTACCCGTTTTCGCAATCGGGTTGTCGGAGCCGATCGATGATGAACTGCATCATCAAGTCATCGGGGGCCAGGTTGCCGCCGTCGATGTAACCGGCGATCAGCTTACCGATCCTTGAATCATCCCGGCTGGCCCGCAGCATGTCACCCGAAGAGATGTGCGGGATCTGAAACTCGCCACTGAGCCGTCTGCACTGCGTGCCCTTGCCCGCACCCGGTGGACCGATAAAGACGAGACGCACTGGTTTGATCGCTTCGAGCGAGGAGGGCGGCGTAAGCTTCTAGCTTGCGAAGTTTGTTTGGATTCGCAAGCAGGATGCTTACGCCACGATTTGATTAGACGACCGGGCTGACGCCACCGCCGGCGCCTTCCAACAGGCCGCGGTAGTTTCGCATCACCAGGTGGCTATCGATTTTCTGGACCAGGTCAAAGGCGACGCTGACCGCGATCAACAACCCCGTCCCGCCGTAGAATCCGGCAATCGAATAGGGCACACCGAGCGAGCCATAAACAATCGTCGGGACGATCGCGACGATGGACAGGAACCCTGCACCGACGTACGTGATCCGGACCATGACTTTTTCCAAGTAGTCGGTCGTCCGTTTTCCGGGCCGATAGCCGGGAATGAACGTCCCGCTGTCCCGCAGGTTGTCCGAAATCTCTTTCGGGTTGAACGTGATCGCGGTCCAGAAGTAACAGAAGAAGAAGATCAACGCGACGTACAGCAGGTTGAAGAAATACGACGCCTGGTCCTGCATCGTCAGACTGACCAGGTTCAATCCCTTGAAGATCGCGCCGCCGGTTTCAAATGCACCGGCCATCAAGCCGAAGAACACGCCGGGGATCATCAACAAGCTGCTGGCAAAAATGATCGGCATCACGCCGGCCTGATTGATCCGCAGCGGCAGGTGTTGTCGGGTTCCACCGTAGACCTTGCGGCCGCGGGTGAATTTCGCCGATTGGGTCGGGATTTTACGCTGGCCCAGGGTGATGAAGACCACCCCGACGACCACGCCGATGAACAGCACAAACAGCAAGATCAACGTCTCGATCCCGACCTGACCGCGGCTCAGCCCGGTCAACTGGGTTTCCATGTTGCGAATCAATTCGTACAGGGCTTTGGGCATCTGGGCCAGAATCCCGGCCATGATCAACAGACTGATGCCGTTGCCGATCCCGTGTTCGTCGATTTGTTCGCCCAGCCACATCAGGAACACACTGCCGCAGGTCATCACCGCGACGGCCACGAACTGCCAGGGCATGTACAGCCCCGTGCCGGCTTCGTTCAAGAAGTTGGCGTTGATGTTGCCGCCGCCGGGTCCACTGGCGGACAGCATGACCGAGACATAGATCCAGCTCTGCACCAGACAGATGCCGACGGTCAGATAGCGTGTGTATTCGTTGATCTTTTTCTGCCCCGCCTGGCCTTCCTTTTTCAATTCCGCCAGTGCGGGAACGGTCGTTCCGAGCAACTGCAGGATGATCGAGGCGGAAATGTAGGGCATGATGCCGAGGCCGAAGATCGTCAATTGACGAAGATCACTGGCGGCAAACAAGCTGACTTTTTCCAAGAAATCGGCCGCACCACCGCCGGCCGAATCCGTCGGGGCGTTGTCCACCATTGGCAGCGGGATGTGGAAACCGATCCGATAAATGGCCAGCAATCCCAGGGTCAGGAAGATTTTCTTCCTCAACTCGGGGATGGTGAACATGATTCGCAGTTTTTCAAGCATTCGCTCGATCCGTCTTTCGTTGATTGGGACGCGGCAACTCTGGCGATCGGCCGAATTTGTGCCGCCTGCGGAAATTTAGTGGTTTTGGCGATCCATGGCGAGGGCAACGCCCGTTCAAAACAAAACGCCAGTCCGCGGGGGCGACTGACGTTCTGAAAAATTCATTCGGTGGCTCGTTGTCTCAAGCGAGTGTTCGCTCGCCGGCCGAGCGATCCGACGATCAGGCTTGCTTCAGGGCCGCGACGCGTTCGTCGGGGGTCCGTTTGGGAGCCAGCTTGTTGACGGTCCCGCCGGCGGCGGTGATTTTCTCTTCGGCCGACTTGCTGAACCGGTGCGCCGACACGGTCAGCTTCTTGGTCAATTCGCCGTCGCCGAGGATCTTGACTTCGTCGAAGGTCCCCTTGGCGACGTCTTTGGCGGCCATCGCTTCCAACGTGACTTCGGCACCGTCGTCGAAGTGATCGTTCAGCTTGCCGACGTTGACCGCAAACACGGTCGTCGCCCAACGGTTGTTGAACCCGCGTTTGGGGACGCGACGGAACATCGGCATCGCCCCGCCTTGGAAGCTGGGTTTACGGCTGTACCCGCTACGGCTCTTGTGACCCTTGTGACCGCGGGCGGACGTTTTGCCGGTGCCGCTGCCGGGACCACGCCCGATACGTTTACGTTTGCGGTTCTTTTGAATTCCGCGATGGACATCATTCAGGTTCATAACGAAACCCAGGTAAGCAATGTTGCAAGTTGCGTCGCGGCTTCATTCGTTCCGGACGCGTCAATCTTGTTTGTATTTTTTAGGACGACAGTTCTTCGACGGTCAGCCCACGCAGTGCGGCGGTTTCTTCACGCGTCCGCAGTTGCTTGAGGGCTTCGACGGTGGCTTTGACCAGCGTGACCGGGTTATTGGTGCCGTAGGACTTTGTCAAAATGTCGTGGATGCCGCAGGCTTCGCAAACCGCACGCACGGCCTGGCCGGCGATGATCCCGGTACCAGCCCCGGCGGGGATCAACGTGACCTTTGCGGCACCGAAACTGCCCCAGACTTGGTGGGGGATGCTGCCTTCGACCAGCGGCACCTTGACCATGTCACGGGTGGCTTGTTTGGTTGCTTTCTGGACGCTCGGGGGCACTTCATTGGCCTTTCCGTAACCCCATCCGACTTTCCCCTGGCCGTCACCGACGACGACCATGGCGGCAAAGCTGAAGCGACGACCGCCCTTGACCACAGCTGCACAGCGTTTGATCTTCACCACGCGATCGAGCAAGCCGTCATCTTTCGACTCTTCCGCTTGCTTTCCGCCACGACGACGATTCTGGTTACTTCCGCTACTAATTGTTCCGACCCTCGGTTAGCCGCCCTTTCGGGGTACGGCAAGTTGAATTGGTTTTCGTAATCTCTGCTTTTGGTTTAAAGCACGAGCCCGCTTTCACGGGCGGCGTCTGCGAACGCTTTGACGCGTCCGTGATATTTGTTGTGCCCGCGATCCAGTTTGACTTCCTTGATCCCGGCGGCTTCCGCCTTGGCAGCGATGGCCTTGCCGACTTCGGCGGCACCTTCACAGTTGCCACCAACCTTGACCGATTCGCGGAGCGCTTTGTCTCGCGTGCTGGCACTGGCCAAGGTCCGTCCGCTGGAATCATCGACCAGTTGAACGGAAAAGTGCTTGAGCGTGCGTTGCACGCACAGGCGGGGCCGGTCCGCGGAACCGCGGAGCACGTTCCGCACGTGGTTGCGTCGACGAACGCGTCGTTGTCCGAGTTTCTTGTTTTTGTCCATGGAAGTGCCGTCCTGTATCGCGGCCGATTCTTTTCGTTATTTGAAACGGGTCTGACGGGTTTACTTGGTCGCCGACTTACCGGGTTTGATCTTAACTTGTTCGCCTTGGTAGCGAATCCCCTTGCCCTTGTAGGGTTCGGGCTTGCGAAGCGATCGGATTTCGGCGGCGAACTGGGTGACCTTTTGCTTGTCACAGCCCTGGACGACGACGTGCGTCTGGTCGGGGCAGGTCACGGTCAGATCGCTGGGGATCTTGCGGTGCAGCTCGTTAGCGTAGCCGACACGCAGTTGCAGCGTATCGCCGGAGATGCTGGCGAGGTATCCCACGCCGACGATCTCAAGTTTCTTTTCGTAGCCGTTGCTGACGCCTTCGACCATGTTGCCGATGATCGCGCGGGTCAACCCGTGCAACTCTCGACTGGTTCGGTCTTCACCGCTGCGCGAGCAGTTGACGGCATCACCTTCGACGTTGACCGAGATCTCGGGACGATGGGTAAAGGTCAGCTTGCCCTTGGCACCCTCGACGGTGACGACACGATCGGCAACGCCGACGGTGACACCGCTGGGGATCTGGACTGGTTTTTTTCCGATACGACTCATTTCAGATCACTTGCTGAAAACGTTATTTGTACGGGTGTTAGGCGACTTCGCAAAGGATTTCGCCGCCGATCTTTTCTCGCCGAGCTTCACGGTCACTGATCACACCCTTGCTGGTGCTGATGATCGTGATGCCCAGCCCGCCCAAGACCGGTTTCAGGTCCTTGCAGTGAGCGTACAAACGGCGTCCGGGTTTGCTCATTCGGCGAATGGTTTGGATCACGCGTTCGCCGTTGGAACCGTATTTCAGTTCCAGGCGAAGCACGTTGACGGGGCTTTCTTCGACCTCCGCCCAATCCCAGATGAAACCTTCGCGCTTCAGCACGTCGGCAATCCCCCGCTTTACGCGGCTGGAAGGGATGTCCACAAAGGCACGTTCTACGCGAACGGCGTTGCGGATTCGGGTCAACATATCGGCAATCGGGTCTGTCATCATGGCTTTTCGTCGCTCCGTTGCTTTACCAACTGGCCTTACGAACACCGGGGATCAAACCCAAGTTCGCATTCTCGCGGAAACAGATTCGGCACAAACCGAACTTGCGGTAGACCGAACGAGGTCGACCACAGAACTTGCACCGGTTCTCGCGCCGGGTACTGAACTTCGGCTTCCGATTTGCCTTGGCGATTTTTGATTTACTTGCCACTGGCTGTCTTGGGGTTGCAGCTGTGAAACGGTTCGCAAAATAAAGTGACTGTTAAAACGTCGCTCACGCAGCGTCGCTTTTTCCCGGTGCCGCTTTGAACGGCATGCCGAACAATTCCAACAACGCTCGTGCTTCATCATCGGTCTTGGCCGACGTCACGTACGTGATGTTCATGCCCTGCGGGCGGGTAAACTTGTCAGGGTTCAGTTCGGGAAAGACCAATTGCTCGGTCAGCCCCATCGTATAGTTCCCACGGCGGTCGAACGCTTTGCGGCTGATTCCGCGAAAGTCGCGGACTCGGGGCAGCACGATCGAGACCATCCGGTCCAGGAATTCATACATGTGTTGTCGACGCAGGGTCACCATGCATCCGATCGGCATGCCTTCACGCAAGCGAAAGTTCGCGATCGATTTTCGGGCGACCGTCATCACCGGTTTTTGACCGGCGATCTGGGTCATTGCATCGTACGCCAGGTCGAGGATTTTCTTGTCCCCGATGGCTTGTCCGACACCCATGTTCAGCGTGATCTTTTCCAGACGCGGAACTTGGTGCGGGTTCTTGTAGCCGAAGCGTTCCACCAACTGGGAGCGGATGGAATCTTCGTAGGCCGTTTGGAGTCTTGGTTTATCTGCCATGGTTCGGTTCACGCCTTCTTATAGCTGTCACGGGGCGGGGAGATTTTTCCCAGGCTTGCACCGCTTTTCTTTGCAAATCGTTCCTTGGTGCCGTCGTCCAGGTAGCGGACTCCGACCCGTGTCGGCTCGTTCGTCGTCGGATCGATGACCATCACGTTGCTGGCGTGAATCGGCATCTCTTTGCTCAGACGGCCCCCTTGCGGGTTCTTCTGGCTTTTCCGAACGTGTTTCCGCACCAAGCCGGCGCCTTCGACGACAACTTTGTTTTTCTTGCGATCGACGACCAGCACCTTCCCGCGATGACCCTTGTCACCGCCGGCGATCACTAGCACTTCGTCTTCTACTT
Encoded here:
- a CDS encoding adenylate kinase, with product MRLVFIGPPGAGKGTQCRRLSGEFQIPHISSGDMLRASRDDSRIGKLIAGYIDGGNLAPDDLMMQFIIDRLRQPDCENGYLLDGFPRTVNQAEMLTGFLTERDQRLDSVVNLMVDENALVERLLARAESEGRADDTPETIQTRLKVFRNRTEPVLKYYRQRGIVIDVNAAGTPDDVFAVVRDALG
- the rplO gene encoding 50S ribosomal protein L15, with product MNLNDVHRGIQKNRKRKRIGRGPGSGTGKTSARGHKGHKSRSGYSRKPSFQGGAMPMFRRVPKRGFNNRWATTVFAVNVGKLNDHFDDGAEVTLEAMAAKDVAKGTFDEVKILGDGELTKKLTVSAHRFSKSAEEKITAAGGTVNKLAPKRTPDERVAALKQA
- the rpsE gene encoding 30S ribosomal protein S5, with the protein product MLDRVVKIKRCAAVVKGGRRFSFAAMVVVGDGQGKVGWGYGKANEVPPSVQKATKQATRDMVKVPLVEGSIPHQVWGSFGAAKVTLIPAGAGTGIIAGQAVRAVCEACGIHDILTKSYGTNNPVTLVKATVEALKQLRTREETAALRGLTVEELSS
- the secY gene encoding preprotein translocase subunit SecY, with the protein product MLEKLRIMFTIPELRKKIFLTLGLLAIYRIGFHIPLPMVDNAPTDSAGGGAADFLEKVSLFAASDLRQLTIFGLGIMPYISASIILQLLGTTVPALAELKKEGQAGQKKINEYTRYLTVGICLVQSWIYVSVMLSASGPGGGNINANFLNEAGTGLYMPWQFVAVAVMTCGSVFLMWLGEQIDEHGIGNGISLLIMAGILAQMPKALYELIRNMETQLTGLSRGQVGIETLILLFVLFIGVVVGVVFITLGQRKIPTQSAKFTRGRKVYGGTRQHLPLRINQAGVMPIIFASSLLMIPGVFFGLMAGAFETGGAIFKGLNLVSLTMQDQASYFFNLLYVALIFFFCYFWTAITFNPKEISDNLRDSGTFIPGYRPGKRTTDYLEKVMVRITYVGAGFLSIVAIVPTIVYGSLGVPYSIAGFYGGTGLLIAVSVAFDLVQKIDSHLVMRNYRGLLEGAGGGVSPVV
- the rplX gene encoding 50S ribosomal protein L24, giving the protein MLLKVEDEVLVIAGGDKGHRGKVLVVDRKKNKVVVEGAGLVRKHVRKSQKNPQGGRLSKEMPIHASNVMVIDPTTNEPTRVGVRYLDDGTKERFAKKSGASLGKISPPRDSYKKA
- the rpsH gene encoding 30S ribosomal protein S8; this translates as MMTDPIADMLTRIRNAVRVERAFVDIPSSRVKRGIADVLKREGFIWDWAEVEESPVNVLRLELKYGSNGERVIQTIRRMSKPGRRLYAHCKDLKPVLGGLGITIISTSKGVISDREARREKIGGEILCEVA
- a CDS encoding type Z 30S ribosomal protein S14, with amino-acid sequence MASKSKIAKANRKPKFSTRRENRCKFCGRPRSVYRKFGLCRICFRENANLGLIPGVRKASW
- the rplR gene encoding 50S ribosomal protein L18; the encoded protein is MDKNKKLGQRRVRRRNHVRNVLRGSADRPRLCVQRTLKHFSVQLVDDSSGRTLASASTRDKALRESVKVGGNCEGAAEVGKAIAAKAEAAGIKEVKLDRGHNKYHGRVKAFADAARESGLVL
- the rplF gene encoding 50S ribosomal protein L6, with protein sequence MSRIGKKPVQIPSGVTVGVADRVVTVEGAKGKLTFTHRPEISVNVEGDAVNCSRSGEDRTSRELHGLTRAIIGNMVEGVSNGYEKKLEIVGVGYLASISGDTLQLRVGYANELHRKIPSDLTVTCPDQTHVVVQGCDKQKVTQFAAEIRSLRKPEPYKGKGIRYQGEQVKIKPGKSATK
- the rplE gene encoding 50S ribosomal protein L5, producing MADKPRLQTAYEDSIRSQLVERFGYKNPHQVPRLEKITLNMGVGQAIGDKKILDLAYDAMTQIAGQKPVMTVARKSIANFRLREGMPIGCMVTLRRQHMYEFLDRMVSIVLPRVRDFRGISRKAFDRRGNYTMGLTEQLVFPELNPDKFTRPQGMNITYVTSAKTDDEARALLELFGMPFKAAPGKSDAA